One genomic region from Nostoc sphaeroides encodes:
- a CDS encoding DUF2252 family protein: MLSKYTQLNNTNNRVFQTTSELQPVSSSTYSDIAGAMSSYIASIPSIKRYNNSYYALKDIRLKLGSGTGSLGKYRYYLLIEGPSSVTDDDRILQMKQEGSSAVAIAVPGLLPTSVYGNQEGARVAIATKAMLSNTDPLVGYTTVNSIPFMVHEKSPYQVDFDYTLLTTKSKFMDAMGYAGKVVAKNHAISDKDYDAAIIPVSVDKEVTDIVSGNKAVFKDEIVNFAVDYATQVEYDYTSFVNAYNQGVILY, encoded by the coding sequence TTGCTAAGTAAGTACACGCAGTTAAATAACACTAACAATCGAGTATTCCAGACTACCTCAGAACTTCAGCCTGTATCCAGCAGCACCTATTCAGACATTGCTGGGGCTATGAGCAGTTACATTGCCTCAATTCCTAGCATTAAACGCTACAACAATAGTTATTATGCTCTTAAAGACATTCGGCTAAAATTAGGTTCAGGCACTGGTAGTCTTGGTAAGTACCGATATTACTTGCTGATTGAGGGGCCAAGTTCAGTAACCGACGACGATCGCATTTTGCAGATGAAGCAGGAAGGCAGTAGCGCAGTTGCGATCGCAGTTCCAGGTTTGCTACCAACTTCAGTTTACGGCAATCAAGAAGGGGCCAGAGTGGCAATCGCTACTAAAGCAATGCTCTCTAATACTGATCCTTTGGTTGGCTACACTACGGTTAATAGCATCCCCTTTATGGTACATGAAAAATCACCCTACCAAGTGGACTTTGACTATACATTGCTAACTACTAAGTCAAAATTCATGGATGCGATGGGATATGCGGGGAAGGTGGTTGCCAAGAACCATGCAATCTCTGATAAAGACTATGATGCTGCGATTATTCCCGTAAGCGTTGATAAAGAAGTGACTGATATTGTCAGTGGTAACAAGGCTGTATTCAAAGACGAAATTGTTAACTTTGCGGTAGACTATGCAACTCAAGTTGAGTATGACTACACGAGTTTTGTAAATGCTTATAACCAAGGGGTGATACTCTACTAG
- a CDS encoding RibD family protein, translating to MSAIQTTVVLAMTADGKISAVDPKAPRDSDPVDQAHLEYQGSLADLILVGAGTIRAEGGTFTISNPELLAAREVRGQSPQPITCVVSGSLDLSLDLHFLSQDIERWIFTTRTGLERNSDVTSLQKLAELIDLGETDIDWDRAYSLMAERGIHKVVVLGGGSLTAALVKAGRIDDWWLTIWPVIYGGKDAPTPVEGEGFLPQAAPHLQLVETRQVGSQLFLNYRILN from the coding sequence ATGTCAGCTATTCAAACAACTGTGGTTCTTGCGATGACGGCCGATGGAAAAATTAGCGCCGTAGATCCTAAAGCGCCTCGTGATTCCGATCCAGTTGATCAAGCACACCTAGAGTATCAAGGCTCCCTTGCCGATTTAATCCTGGTAGGAGCAGGGACGATTCGGGCTGAGGGGGGAACCTTTACAATTAGCAATCCCGAACTGTTGGCAGCACGCGAAGTTCGGGGTCAGTCTCCCCAGCCCATTACCTGCGTTGTCTCAGGTTCCCTTGACCTATCGCTGGACTTGCATTTTTTAAGCCAGGACATTGAGCGATGGATATTTACAACACGGACTGGTTTAGAGCGCAATTCTGATGTGACAAGCTTGCAAAAGCTGGCTGAATTAATCGATTTGGGAGAGACAGATATAGACTGGGATCGGGCCTACAGCTTGATGGCAGAGCGGGGTATTCACAAAGTCGTTGTTTTGGGAGGCGGCTCTTTAACAGCTGCTCTAGTAAAGGCAGGGCGAATTGACGATTGGTGGTTGACAATTTGGCCAGTCATTTATGGAGGAAAGGATGCCCCTACCCCAGTGGAGGGAGAGGGTTTTCTTCCCCAAGCTGCTCCTCATCTCCAACTCGTCGAAACTCGTCAGGTTGGAAGTCAGTTGTTTTTAAACTACCGCATACTCAACTAA
- a CDS encoding DegT/DnrJ/EryC1/StrS family aminotransferase, producing the protein MIQSVNPIPAFDIKQQYTTIEAEVSAAVLEVLASGRYIGGPLVEGFEQQFAAYNTVTQCVACNSGTDALYLALRVLEIGAGDEVITTPFTFIATSEVISAVGAKPVFVDIDATTFNLDVEQVAAAITSKTKAIIPVHLFGQPVDMALLMAIAQSHNLAIIEDCAQSTGAMWANQKVGSIGHIGCFSFYPTKNLGGCGDGGAITTNDPAIATKLRILRDHGSKVRYLHEEIGVNSRLDALQAAILQIKLRYLDIWNNRRRDIANYYYQYLSQVPGIVPPQELPEGIGVWNQYTIRISGEGRNGSSAKYRDWVRSQLQEQGVSSMIYYPHPLHLQPVYQNLGYEIGDLPIAEQACHEVISLPMYPELTQQQQDQVIYALKEVMS; encoded by the coding sequence ATGATCCAAAGTGTAAATCCTATCCCTGCCTTTGATATCAAGCAGCAATACACCACCATCGAAGCAGAAGTAAGTGCAGCTGTCTTAGAGGTTCTGGCTTCTGGCCGCTATATTGGCGGCCCCTTAGTCGAAGGCTTTGAACAACAGTTTGCTGCTTATAATACTGTTACTCAATGTGTGGCTTGTAATTCTGGCACTGATGCGCTCTACTTAGCGTTACGAGTCTTGGAAATTGGTGCAGGCGATGAAGTGATTACAACGCCTTTTACCTTTATTGCTACATCTGAAGTAATTAGCGCCGTGGGTGCAAAGCCTGTTTTCGTTGATATTGACGCTACTACGTTTAATTTGGATGTGGAGCAAGTAGCGGCGGCGATTACGTCCAAAACTAAAGCGATTATCCCAGTTCACCTATTTGGACAACCTGTGGATATGGCATTATTGATGGCGATCGCTCAGTCTCACAATTTGGCAATAATTGAAGATTGCGCTCAGTCTACAGGGGCAATGTGGGCTAATCAAAAAGTAGGAAGCATTGGACATATTGGTTGCTTTAGTTTCTACCCTACCAAAAATCTTGGTGGTTGCGGCGATGGCGGGGCAATAACGACTAATGACCCTGCGATCGCTACTAAACTGCGAATACTACGAGATCATGGCAGTAAAGTTAGATATTTACATGAAGAAATCGGTGTAAATAGCCGCTTGGATGCTCTCCAAGCAGCTATTTTGCAAATTAAGCTACGTTATTTAGATATTTGGAACAATCGCCGACGAGATATCGCCAACTATTACTACCAGTATCTGTCTCAAGTTCCGGGGATTGTGCCGCCCCAAGAGTTACCTGAGGGTATTGGGGTATGGAATCAATACACTATTCGCATCTCCGGCGAAGGGCGCAATGGTTCTAGCGCCAAATATCGAGATTGGGTGCGTAGTCAATTGCAAGAACAGGGCGTGAGTTCAATGATTTACTATCCCCACCCTTTACATTTGCAGCCAGTTTATCAAAATCTGGGCTATGAAATTGGGGATTTACCAATAGCAGAGCAAGCTTGCCATGAAGTTATATCCTTGCCTATGTATCCAGAACTGACACAACAACAGCAAGATCAGGTGATTTATGCGCTGAAAGAAGTTATGAGTTAG
- a CDS encoding DUF561 domain-containing protein has translation MTMHSPLQRAFTNRRVLKVISGLNNFDAASVAATVKAAEFGGATFVDIAADAALVQLAKSLTNLPVCVSAVEPEKFVQAVAAGADLIEIGNFDSFYAQGRRFEAPEVLALTQQTRALFPEITLSVTVPHILELDQQVQLAEELVKAGADIIQTEGGTSSNPVNAGTLGLIEKAAPTLAAAFEISRVVSLPVLCASGISNVTAPLAIAAGAAGVGVGSAINQLNSEIAMIAAVRGLVEALATANNELRVKS, from the coding sequence ATGACGATGCATTCCCCACTCCAACGTGCATTTACTAACCGCCGCGTCCTGAAAGTGATTAGCGGCTTGAATAACTTCGACGCCGCTAGCGTCGCTGCTACCGTGAAAGCTGCTGAATTTGGCGGTGCTACTTTTGTCGATATTGCCGCCGATGCAGCCTTAGTCCAACTAGCTAAAAGTTTGACAAATTTACCAGTTTGTGTTTCAGCAGTAGAGCCAGAAAAATTTGTGCAAGCTGTAGCAGCTGGTGCTGATTTAATTGAAATCGGGAATTTCGATTCCTTCTATGCTCAAGGACGCCGCTTTGAGGCTCCAGAAGTGCTAGCACTGACTCAGCAAACCCGCGCTCTCTTCCCGGAAATTACCCTATCTGTTACCGTTCCCCACATTTTGGAACTAGATCAACAGGTGCAGTTAGCAGAAGAACTGGTGAAAGCTGGAGCAGACATTATCCAAACCGAAGGCGGTACTAGCAGTAACCCAGTTAACGCTGGAACACTAGGATTAATTGAAAAAGCTGCTCCCACCTTGGCAGCAGCTTTTGAGATTTCCCGTGTGGTGTCACTACCAGTATTGTGTGCTTCAGGCATTTCTAACGTTACCGCACCATTAGCGATCGCGGCTGGTGCTGCTGGTGTTGGTGTTGGTTCCGCCATCAACCAACTCAATAGCGAAATAGCAATGATTGCTGCTGTGCGTGGCTTAGTAGAAGCCTTAGCGACTGCAAATAATGAGTTAAGAGTTAAGAGTTAG
- a CDS encoding DUF1499 domain-containing protein has product MFRLLTALAQRLLRSLALVILLTLINSLILPAATWAASSGLGVDNGHLSSCPASDNCVVSQDGDPKHAIDPIAYHIDRDAARKTLLKALTVVPRTEVIEQTDNYIHALSKSRIFKFIDDVEFYFPPNESVIHVRSAARVGESDLGVNRRRLEQIRLALRDLNI; this is encoded by the coding sequence ATGTTTCGTCTACTAACAGCTTTGGCGCAGCGACTCCTGCGGAGTCTCGCTTTGGTAATATTGCTAACTTTGATTAATAGTTTAATACTTCCTGCCGCCACTTGGGCTGCCTCTTCTGGTTTGGGAGTTGATAATGGTCATCTTAGTTCTTGTCCAGCTTCAGACAACTGTGTTGTTAGTCAAGATGGTGATCCCAAACATGCCATTGACCCAATTGCTTATCATATAGATCGCGATGCAGCACGAAAAACCTTACTCAAAGCTCTCACCGTTGTTCCACGCACAGAAGTTATAGAACAGACAGATAATTACATCCACGCTCTTTCTAAAAGCCGCATCTTCAAATTTATTGATGATGTAGAGTTTTATTTCCCTCCTAATGAGTCAGTAATTCATGTGCGATCGGCCGCTCGCGTGGGAGAGTCGGATCTTGGTGTTAATCGCAGGCGTTTGGAGCAAATTCGTCTGGCTCTGCGCGATCTAAATATTTGA
- the tnpA gene encoding IS200/IS605 family transposase, translating to MLPRKGSHAVFSIHLHFVFITKYRKQVITAPILERMHEIFANICIKTNCILIEFSGEQDHVHLLVDYHPDNNISDFTSSLKSASSRVIRKEFKEHIDKFYWKPLFWSSSYYVASSGGAPIDKLKQYIKDQDAPIE from the coding sequence ATGCTTCCTCGCAAAGGGTCACATGCTGTTTTCTCTATTCACTTGCACTTTGTTTTTATTACCAAATATCGCAAACAGGTAATTACTGCACCAATCCTTGAAAGGATGCATGAGATTTTTGCAAATATTTGCATTAAAACTAATTGTATTTTGATAGAATTCTCAGGTGAACAAGACCACGTTCATTTGTTGGTAGACTACCATCCAGATAACAATATTTCTGATTTCACTTCTAGTTTAAAGTCTGCTAGTAGTAGGGTTATTCGCAAAGAATTTAAAGAACATATTGACAAGTTTTACTGGAAACCCCTGTTTTGGTCTAGCTCTTATTATGTTGCGTCAAGTGGAGGCGCACCAATCGACAAATTAAAACAATACATTAAAGATCAAGATGCGCCAATCGAATAA
- a CDS encoding RNA-guided endonuclease InsQ/TnpB family protein, translated as MTFRLYPNEKTELTLRYHRKLHKDLYNAAVNNRFNQYKIYNHKVDYFEQQNCLPAFKEVWLEYKELPSHALQATLKRVDYAFERWFKGLGKRPRFKSIRHYSGWTYPDCAGFKLESDGENGYLGLSKIGRIQMRGQAKYWGKPTTCTILYRNGKWYASITVNVLDQALKPEILPCGAIGIDFGCKSALSITDGENHQQIDAPKFLRNAEHLIKKASKDKRRKRAPNRKKKIKASRRFKKAQLKVSKLNRKVANQRQNWVHQVATQITRSNSMVATETLVVKNMTSKPKKGSSHKQKAGLNKSILDVGFGMLRNAIKYKVEQIGGVFIEVPTRLVKPSQTCPKCGHQHKKTLDIRVHECGVCSYRQDRDIAAAQVMLYWSKGNLPGSGTVLADAESSSSTSSTKARKQAGSMRQLGAKKRQKSQSNFAKNKLEDAETSSSSEAS; from the coding sequence ATGACCTTTCGTTTATACCCAAATGAAAAAACTGAATTAACATTGCGGTATCACCGAAAGCTCCACAAGGACTTGTACAATGCCGCAGTAAACAACAGATTTAACCAGTACAAAATCTATAATCACAAAGTTGATTATTTTGAGCAGCAAAACTGTTTACCTGCGTTTAAAGAAGTTTGGTTAGAATATAAAGAGCTTCCAAGTCATGCACTACAAGCAACTTTAAAACGTGTTGATTACGCCTTTGAACGTTGGTTTAAGGGATTGGGTAAACGACCTAGATTTAAATCAATTCGGCATTATTCGGGATGGACTTATCCAGATTGTGCAGGTTTTAAGCTAGAGTCAGACGGAGAGAATGGGTATTTGGGTCTGTCTAAGATTGGGCGTATTCAAATGCGTGGACAGGCTAAATATTGGGGCAAACCAACTACTTGCACCATTCTTTATCGTAATGGTAAATGGTACGCCTCAATTACTGTCAATGTATTAGACCAAGCTCTCAAACCAGAGATTCTACCCTGTGGTGCTATTGGTATTGACTTTGGATGTAAATCTGCTTTATCAATTACTGATGGTGAAAATCACCAACAAATTGATGCTCCCAAGTTTTTGAGGAATGCAGAACATCTAATCAAAAAAGCATCTAAGGATAAAAGACGTAAACGTGCGCCGAATAGAAAGAAAAAAATAAAAGCTTCTAGACGGTTTAAAAAAGCTCAATTAAAGGTTAGTAAACTTAACCGCAAAGTTGCTAACCAACGCCAAAATTGGGTACACCAAGTTGCCACACAAATAACACGCAGTAATAGCATGGTGGCAACTGAAACTCTAGTTGTCAAAAACATGACTAGTAAACCTAAAAAAGGCTCTTCGCATAAACAAAAGGCTGGACTAAATAAGTCTATCCTTGATGTTGGATTTGGAATGCTACGCAACGCCATCAAATATAAAGTAGAACAAATTGGTGGTGTATTTATCGAGGTTCCAACCCGCCTTGTAAAGCCTTCTCAAACCTGCCCTAAATGTGGACACCAGCACAAGAAAACACTCGATATCCGAGTACATGAGTGCGGTGTTTGTAGTTATCGTCAGGATAGAGATATTGCTGCTGCCCAGGTTATGCTTTATTGGAGTAAAGGGAATCTGCCGGGGTCAGGAACTGTCCTCGCAGACGCAGAGTCGTCTAGCTCTACTTCATCCACCAAGGCGCGAAAGCAAGCTGGAAGTATGAGGCAACTAGGGGCGAAGAAGCGTCAGAAATCTCAAAGCAACTTTGCTAAAAACAAGCTAGAGGATGCAGAAACCTCTAGCTCAAGCGAAGCTAGCTAG
- a CDS encoding DUF2834 domain-containing protein, with protein sequence MVRKIAFGLLWLGFTIYAFFLAPPEQPGTFELIKTLSTGQWQGVNPLITALFNLMGIWPLIYSAVVFIDGRGQKIPAWLFATASFGVGAFALLPYLALREPNNKFVGEKNALLKLLDSRVTGVVLTVATILLIAYGLRGGDWSNFVQQWQTNRFINVMSLDFCLLSLLFPALLEDDMARRVWKNPQIFRLIALIPLFGPLIYLCVRPPLPEVGVEAIPSQQPAVN encoded by the coding sequence ATGGTTAGAAAAATTGCCTTTGGCCTGCTGTGGCTGGGATTCACTATCTATGCCTTTTTCCTAGCTCCTCCTGAGCAACCTGGTACATTCGAGTTAATTAAAACCCTTTCTACTGGCCAGTGGCAAGGCGTTAACCCGTTAATCACAGCACTATTCAACCTCATGGGCATCTGGCCTCTCATCTACAGCGCAGTAGTATTTATTGATGGTAGAGGACAAAAAATACCTGCTTGGCTATTTGCTACTGCCTCTTTTGGAGTCGGGGCATTTGCTTTGTTACCCTATTTAGCCCTTAGAGAACCAAATAATAAGTTTGTTGGTGAAAAGAATGCCTTGCTGAAGCTGCTAGATTCTCGTGTGACTGGGGTTGTGTTAACTGTAGCCACGATTCTTCTAATTGCCTACGGTTTAAGAGGAGGAGATTGGAGCAATTTTGTGCAACAGTGGCAAACTAACCGCTTCATCAATGTGATGAGTTTAGATTTCTGTCTACTTTCTCTATTATTTCCAGCTTTGCTAGAGGATGATATGGCGCGTCGCGTTTGGAAAAATCCACAGATATTCCGGTTAATAGCGTTGATACCGCTATTCGGGCCATTGATTTATTTGTGTGTGCGTCCACCTCTACCAGAAGTGGGTGTAGAGGCAATACCCAGTCAGCAGCCAGCTGTAAATTAA
- a CDS encoding ABC transporter permease yields MQELIKLDFVDLAIAVGLMAIAIGLSAWEKLGLELNLALATGRTILQLLVLGYILDFILALDNAWAVLAILTIMLTITAIVARNRISQKIPYVLPLVWGAILISTALTVLYTNFLIIQPERWYEPQYIIPLAGIVLGNATNAAAIAGDRLVSTINSSHLEIETHLSLGATPEQAVSQYRKDAIRAGLIPTLNQMILIGMVAIPGITTGQLLAGVKPLDAVSYEILIMFMVAFANLLTTVLVTKGLCRQFFNSAAQLVR; encoded by the coding sequence ATGCAGGAGTTGATCAAGCTGGATTTCGTGGATTTAGCTATTGCTGTGGGATTGATGGCGATCGCCATTGGTTTATCTGCCTGGGAAAAATTAGGACTAGAGTTAAATTTAGCCCTTGCTACTGGGAGAACCATCTTACAACTACTTGTATTGGGATACATTTTAGATTTCATCTTGGCTTTGGACAATGCTTGGGCAGTTTTGGCGATATTAACAATAATGCTGACAATTACGGCGATTGTCGCACGAAATCGGATCAGCCAAAAAATTCCTTATGTGTTGCCTTTAGTGTGGGGTGCAATTTTAATTAGTACCGCCCTGACAGTGCTTTACACCAACTTCTTGATTATTCAACCAGAAAGATGGTATGAACCACAGTATATAATTCCCTTAGCAGGGATAGTTTTAGGTAATGCTACCAATGCAGCTGCGATCGCAGGCGATCGTCTTGTCAGCACCATCAATTCCAGCCATCTCGAAATAGAAACCCATTTGAGCTTAGGCGCAACACCCGAGCAAGCAGTTAGCCAGTATCGCAAAGACGCCATCAGAGCCGGATTGATTCCGACTCTCAATCAAATGATCCTCATCGGTATGGTGGCAATACCAGGAATTACCACCGGACAGTTGTTAGCTGGTGTGAAACCTCTGGATGCTGTATCCTACGAAATTTTGATTATGTTCATGGTGGCTTTTGCTAACTTGTTGACAACAGTTTTAGTCACAAAGGGGTTGTGTCGTCAATTTTTTAATTCCGCCGCGCAGTTGGTGAGGTGA
- the psbA gene encoding photosystem II q(b) protein: MTTTLQRRESANVWDRFCEWITSTNNRIYIGWFGVVMIPTLLAATACFVIAFIAAPPVDIDGIREPVAGSLIYGNNIISGAVVPSSNAIGLHFYPIWEAASLDEWLYNGGPYQLVIFHFLIGVFCYLGREWELSYRLGMRPWIAIAYSAPVAAASAVFLVYPIGQGSFSDGMPLGISGTFNFMIVFQAEHNILMHPFHQLGVAGVFGGSLFSAMHGSLVTSSLVRETTETESQNYGYKFGQEEETYNIVAAHGYFGRLIFQYASFNNSRSLHFFLAAWPVIGIWFTALGVSTMAFNLNGFNFNQSIIDSSGRVISTWADVINRANLGMEVMHERNAHNFPLDLAAGDVAPVALTAPAING; the protein is encoded by the coding sequence ATGACAACAACCTTACAACGTCGCGAAAGCGCCAACGTATGGGATCGGTTTTGCGAGTGGATCACCAGCACCAACAACCGGATTTACATCGGTTGGTTCGGCGTAGTAATGATCCCCACCCTCTTAGCCGCTACCGCTTGCTTCGTAATCGCCTTCATCGCCGCACCTCCAGTAGACATCGATGGCATCCGTGAACCTGTTGCAGGTTCCTTAATTTACGGAAATAACATCATCTCCGGTGCAGTAGTACCTTCCTCCAACGCAATCGGCTTGCACTTCTACCCAATTTGGGAAGCAGCATCCCTTGATGAGTGGTTGTACAACGGTGGCCCTTACCAATTGGTAATATTCCACTTCCTGATTGGCGTATTCTGCTACTTAGGTCGTGAATGGGAACTATCCTACCGCTTAGGTATGCGTCCTTGGATTGCGATCGCATATTCTGCTCCAGTAGCAGCAGCAAGTGCAGTATTCCTCGTATACCCCATCGGACAAGGATCATTCTCTGATGGTATGCCCTTGGGAATAAGCGGAACCTTCAACTTCATGATCGTGTTCCAAGCAGAACACAACATCTTGATGCACCCCTTCCACCAATTAGGTGTAGCAGGTGTATTCGGCGGAAGCTTGTTCTCTGCGATGCACGGTTCATTGGTTACATCTTCTTTGGTTCGTGAAACCACTGAAACCGAATCTCAAAACTACGGTTACAAATTCGGTCAAGAAGAGGAAACCTACAACATAGTTGCAGCCCACGGCTACTTCGGTCGTCTAATCTTCCAATACGCTTCATTCAACAACAGCCGTTCACTGCACTTCTTCTTAGCAGCATGGCCTGTAATCGGCATCTGGTTCACCGCCTTGGGTGTAAGCACAATGGCGTTCAACTTGAACGGTTTCAACTTCAACCAATCAATCATTGATTCAAGCGGTCGCGTCATCAGCACTTGGGCTGATGTAATCAACCGGGCTAACCTGGGTATGGAAGTAATGCACGAGCGCAATGCTCATAACTTCCCCTTAGATTTGGCTGCTGGTGATGTTGCTCCTGTAGCTCTTACCGCTCCTGCTATCAACGGTTAA
- a CDS encoding DUF2252 family protein, translating into MPKRISAIVFVLILILGFASPTQAATPRSTWVENEIYQYNHPFASQLPQELATKMQKMTASPFAFYRGTAHIFYRDIQTLPSSGFVNSSTSAIWLEGDMHLQNLGGMRDSNDNNVFDTTDFDEAYLGPYIWDLRRMAVSILLAARENNLNSSDAQDIVRNFLDAYLNKMSDFKGTNDELSYRLESGNTNGVVKDLNELPLASFA; encoded by the coding sequence ATGCCCAAACGGATATCTGCAATCGTATTTGTCTTAATTTTAATTTTAGGGTTTGCATCTCCAACTCAAGCTGCAACTCCCCGTTCAACTTGGGTCGAGAATGAAATTTATCAATACAATCATCCCTTTGCTTCTCAATTGCCTCAAGAACTGGCAACAAAAATGCAAAAGATGACAGCTAGCCCTTTCGCCTTTTATCGAGGAACAGCTCACATTTTTTATCGTGATATACAGACCTTGCCAAGTTCAGGATTTGTGAATTCTTCAACCTCAGCTATCTGGTTAGAGGGAGATATGCATCTGCAAAATCTTGGAGGGATGAGAGATAGCAACGACAACAACGTTTTTGACACCACCGATTTTGATGAAGCCTATCTTGGCCCCTACATTTGGGATTTGCGACGGATGGCAGTGTCCATTCTGTTGGCAGCTAGAGAGAACAATCTTAACTCAAGTGACGCTCAAGATATTGTCCGTAATTTTTTGGATGCTTATTTGAACAAGATGAGTGACTTTAAGGGAACCAACGACGAACTTTCATACCGTTTGGAATCTGGCAATACGAATGGTGTGGTCAAAGATTTGAATGAACTACCTCTAGCTAGCTTCGCTTGA